A genomic segment from Schistocerca piceifrons isolate TAMUIC-IGC-003096 chromosome 4, iqSchPice1.1, whole genome shotgun sequence encodes:
- the LOC124796057 gene encoding glycine-rich protein 5-like — MTHSLFLCRQALFTLLLCVAALAHAQFSSQSGSSRPGGGFGSPGPGRPGGGGGFSPGGSGGFSPGVATDFGPGVAGGFSPGVASGLGPGGGRPGFGSGGFGAGGGRGIGG, encoded by the coding sequence ATGACGCATTCACTATTCCTCTGTCGGCAGGCACTGTTCACGCTGCTGCTGTGCGTTGCCGccttggcgcatgcgcagttcagcAGCCAGAGCGGTTCCAgccgtcccggcggaggtttcgGCAGCCCTGGTCCCGGGAGGCCCGGCGGAGGCGGCGGCTTCAGTCCTGGAGGAAGTGGCGGCTTCAGCCCTGGAGTAGCTACCGACTTCGGCCCTGGAGTAGCTGGCGGCTTCAGCCCTGGAGTAGCTAGCGGCTTGGGCCCTGGAGGAGGTCGTCCTGGCTTTGGCAGTGGCGGCTTTGGCGCTGGAGGCGGTCGAGGCATTGGCGGCTGA